The window CGTCCTGTTTGTTTTTCGCCGACTGTGAGGTTTCGAGCATCGGCTTCACCTCGAGGTCTTCGACCGCCACCACGTCGTATTCCCGAACGAGCCACGTCGAGAGCTTGTGCTGAAAGTCGAGTATCTTCCACCGGATTCGACGCTTCGCTTTGGCGACCTTCCGGCGTTGTTCCTCCCAGTTCGCCGATCCGCGTTGCTTGCGGTCGAGCGACCGTTGCTCTTTGGCGTAGTGGTCGTATTCTTCGGCGAGGTCCAAGCACTTGACAGAGAGGTCGTCGGACGTATGGATGTACGACTGAATCCCGAGGTCCACGCCAATACAGTCGGTGGAGTCGATCTCGTCCGGGTTCGGTTTCTCCGGTGTTTCGACTTCGACCACAAGACAGGCGAACCAGTCGCCGGTTCGTTCCTTCTTGAGAATCGCCCGCTTGACGTTCTCGGTGTCTGGAATGTCACGGTGTGCTCGAATCGGTATCTCGCCGATTTTCGAGAGAGTAAGTGTACCGAAGTCGTGGCCCGCCGTATGATTGACGTTGAAGCCTTCTGACTGGTACGCTACCGACCGCACTTCGCCCGAACCTTGCCATTTGAGCCGTCCGGTCTTCCGACCGTTCTTCCGGTGCTCTTCGAGCACCTTCAAATCTTTCTGGATCTGGCTCACCGTCTGTTGGGCGGCATGGGCTGATACGTCCGCGAATATCGACCACCGCCGTTTCCACTCGGTGAGCTTGCGGTGTTGGTCGTAGGCGCTCGGACGGTCGTTCCGGGAGGCGCGGTAGTAGTCGCGGACGGCGTGATTGCGGATCTGTCGGTGGATGTTGATGTGCCGCCACACTTCGCTCGCGGTATCGTCGTCGAGATACGCACGGAAGCGAAGCGTGAGATCCATTTATTCCAACCCGGATCGAATAAGGTCGCCGTAGGCACGAGGCATCCGTAGCCCGTGTTCGTCGGCGTACTCTTTGGCACGCTGGATGTCCTCGTCGGTGAGGTCCACCCGCAAGTGCCGTTCGGTCATAGCCATTACACTCTGTGTTAGCAACTCTGTTGGCATAACTGTTCCGTTTCCTGTTCATGATTGGTCCACCTTACGCGATTCACCCTCGGGGTCAAGCCCCGAGGCACTCTCGCTGTGCTTTCTGTAGAGTATGGGATCAGCGAAGGGTTCGATTGTCACTCAGACCCGGGTCGATTACACGTAATCGGGCGCTTGAGGCAGCGTGAACGAGAACGTCGACCCGGATCCGGGTTCGGACTCGACCCAGATCTCGCCGCCGTGGCGCTCGACGATTCGTTCACAGAGGGCCAGGCCGATCCCCGTTCCCGAAACGTCATTGGCCGACCCAGCTCGCTCGAAAATGTTGAAAATCCGGTCTTGATCCTCGGCCTCGATACCGATTCCCTCATCGCGAACTGAGACGATCCACGTCTCCCCGTTTCGCTCGGCCGAAACGTGAACCCGAGGTGAGCTATCACCGCTATACTCGAGCGCGTTCGACACCAGGTTCTGAAAGACCTGATGCAGTTGGTGCTCGTCCCCCTCGACGGTTGGCAGCGAGGAGCTCGTCATGGTAGCCTCGTGTTCGTCGATTCGAACGTGCAGAGCCGTTCGAACGTCCTCGAGAACGCCCTCCAGATCGACCGGTGAAAACTCTTCACCCTTGGTTTCCACCCGGGAGTACTGGAGCAGACTCTCGATCATCGATCGCATTCGATCGGCACCGTCGACGGCGTACTCGAGGAACTCCTCGCCGTCCTCGTCGAGTCGGTTCCCGTAGCGCCGTTCGATCAGCTGGAGGTAACTCGAGACCATCCGAAGCGGCTCCTGCAGGTCGTGTGAGGCGGCGTAGGCGAACTGTTCCAGACGTTCGTTTGATTCCTCGAGTTTCCGTTTGTACTCGTTTCGCTTGGTGATGTCGACTGCGACGAGCATCCCTGCGAACACGTCGCCGTCGTCGTCCCTGACGGGAACGATGTGTACGTTCCAGATGCGATCGAGAAACGAGACATCCGTCTCGGTCGACTCCCCCTCGAAGACGGCTCGGAACGCCGGCTCGAGGTCGGCCACGAGATCATCGGGGTAGAGGTCGTGGATCGTCGTCCCCTCGAGGTCATCGACAGGTAGATCGATCTCCTCGAGGATTTGCCCGTCTGCAAACGTATACCGAAGGTCTTCGGTGAACATAGTGATCGCCCCGCTTGGGAAGCTCTCGACAAGCGTCCGGTAGCGCTGCTCGCTCTCTTCTAGTTTGCGCTGGTACGCTTTTCGCTCGGTGACATCCCGGAGCACTCCGATCCGCTTCTCACCACCGCTTTCGTCCAGAAGGACGAACCGGTTCTCGACCGTTCGGGTCTCGTTCGGGCCAGCCGCTATCGTCTCCTCGAACAACGGAAGTTCATCCGGCGTCGCACGCTTCCATTGTTCGGCCTCAGTTGATACGAACTCATCGCCGAACACCGTCGAGGCGTGTTGACCCAATAACTCCGAGCGGGAAAACGTGGTCAGACCGACAAACGACTCGTTGACGAGTTCGAACCGTCGCTCCTCGTCGAGGACGTAGATACCATCGTGAGCCGTTTCGACGACCGTTTCGTACTGCTCGAGCTGCTGGTTGCGAGTTTCGACTTCGTATGTTCGCGTTCTCGCTTGCCCGTCGTTGATGCCCACCGCGAAGCCCGCAACGCTGGCGAGTGCAGTCAAGATCGGTGGCGCCCTCGTGGAAACACTTTCTCCGGGCTGGAGGTGGTAAACCACGAGGATGCAGGTCATTACGCCGAATCCGGCGAGACACCAGCGAGCGATGTGCGGATAGAAGTCGGGATCGATATCGGTGCTTGCGAGCCAATACGCACCATATACGAGGAGGAATCCCGGCACACCTATCATCAAAGTAATGATGAGAATATTCACAGCTGGTTCGCCTTGCCCACTCGCGAGAACTGCGCGGCCGACGGCAAAGACGACGAATAGGCTACCGAGGAGGCCGATGACGCGTCTCGAACCAGCAGCAGACAGCAGGCGTCCACGAGGTAGCATTAGCTCCTTTTTGAGGGGAGTCCATTATGGATCTTCCGTTGGGTCACCCTTTTTCAGCGTCTGTATGGACGTCCCCGTATGGGTTCTTCCGACGATCGAGACGACGAGACGACTGACTCCGACCGTGACTGCGATGCCCTCCCACCCACGCTGAACGACGCCGAACAGGATGCCCTCCACGAATTCCAGCTGGCGATCGAACACGTCTACCGGGGGTACGGCGCACTCCTCGAGTTCCATCACGAGATCGGCGGCGCGATGGGGAAGATGGACGAGGCCGAATCGCTCCTCAGAGAGGCGAGCCACGAGGAGTGGGCGAACGAACTTCGAGACGACCATCTTCCGGCCGGGGCGATCGACGACCGCTGGACGTACGAGCTGGTCGACGAGTTCTCCCAGGGGTTTTTGGAGGACGTCACGGCCTTCGAGGCAGCCGTCCGCGAGGAACTCGCCGACGGCCACCCACACGTCACCGAGCGGGCTCAGCAACGACGGTGGCGCGAGCGGGCCGATGGCTGGTCATCTGACCAATAGATTTATCAGGCAGCTGTAGTATATTCGGCACTAATGGGGGCTGCAGACGAGGTGTCCTTGGGGGGACACAAGCCAGTGGGGACAACGGAGCACTCAGGGCTCTCAGAAGACGAACTCTTTCAACTCTTAGCTAACCAACGCCGACGACACATCCTCCTGGCGCTCATACGCGAGGGGAAACCACTCGATATCGGTATACTCTCTCAGGAGATCGCCGCCTGGGAAGACGGCAACGAACTCGAGGAGGTCTCGAGCAAGGATCGAAAGCGGGTCTACACCGCGTTGCAGCAGTCGCATCTGCCGAAGATGGACAAGGTGGGCGTACTCGAGTACGACAGGGACAGGGGGATGGTCGAGCCGACATCGACACTCGAGGACGTCGAACACTACCTGGGTTCTGTTCGCGGTCGCGAACTGCCCTGGAGTGACTACTTTCTGGGCGTGACGGTGCTGGTTGCGATCGTCCTCGGTGGGGTCGCACTCGAATTGGCCCCGTTCACGCTCTTGCCGTCGTTCGTCTGGAGCGTCTTCGTCGTGGTCGTCCTCGCCGTCTTGGCAGTTACCCACCGGTACTACCTTCGACAGAGCCGACCGGAAATTGCCAGTGAGTGGTCGAGATAGCTCACTCGTGAACCGACACAAAGCACTCAGCCTCGCTGCTGTGGCCGTTGCTGTACTCACAATCCTTCGAGCGCCGGTTCCCGCCCGAGTCGCCAGCCGGCGATCGTGGCAGCGACCGTTCCGATGCCGACGGCGATCACCAGGCCGGCCAGAGACACCCACGGGGCCGTCTGTACCAGGTTATCGAAGCCGACGACGATCCCAGCTCCGTGATTTAGCAGGGCGACAGCGGGCGGGGTGAGGACGACCCCGAGCAATCCGCCGAGGAGGCCTATCGTGAACCCCTGTGCCACGATGGTGACGAGCAACAGCGAGGATGAGACCCCGATCGCTCTGAGGGCGGCGAACTCGTGACGCTGTTGATAGACCACGAGTGAGAGGAGGGTCAACGTGAGTGCGATTCCGGCTCCGATCGCGAGCACCACCAGCGTCCCACCGGCTGCGAGGACGAGCACTTGTTCCTGTAAGACGGCCTCGAGTTGCTCCTGACTGGTTCTGATGTCGACCTCGGGGTGGGCGGTCTCGAGGTCGCGTTGGACGGCCCCGGTGTCGGCGTCGTCCTCGAGGGTGATCGTGATGAACGTCGCCGGTTCGAACGTTGTTTCGCCGGTCGCAGCGTGCAGTTCACCGAGGGGCATCGTGACGGTGGGCGTCCCGAGCATCCGCTCAAAGGTAGGTGAGATGCCGACGACGGTGACTTCCGTATTTCGTGCCGTGGCGAGCGAGCCCCCGACATAGAGCGTATCACCGATCCCGATATCGAGCATCCGGGCGGTTTCGGCGTCGATGAGGACCTCGTTGGTTCGCTCTCCGTCGTAGGTGCCGTTCGCGTAGTACTGATCGCCGGTGAGCGCTTCGCCTTCGCTGATGGTAATCGCTGGGCCACCGCCGGGGACACCAGTGGCGACAAACGTCCGGAACTCCTCGTCATCTTCTCTTGCGACGTATACCGTCTCGAACGCGAGTGGAACTGCGTTTTTGACGCCGTCGTGGCGTTCCATCTCGGCTGCGACGGAACGGGAG of the Natronosalvus vescus genome contains:
- a CDS encoding ATP-binding protein, translated to MLPRGRLLSAAGSRRVIGLLGSLFVVFAVGRAVLASGQGEPAVNILIITLMIGVPGFLLVYGAYWLASTDIDPDFYPHIARWCLAGFGVMTCILVVYHLQPGESVSTRAPPILTALASVAGFAVGINDGQARTRTYEVETRNQQLEQYETVVETAHDGIYVLDEERRFELVNESFVGLTTFSRSELLGQHASTVFGDEFVSTEAEQWKRATPDELPLFEETIAAGPNETRTVENRFVLLDESGGEKRIGVLRDVTERKAYQRKLEESEQRYRTLVESFPSGAITMFTEDLRYTFADGQILEEIDLPVDDLEGTTIHDLYPDDLVADLEPAFRAVFEGESTETDVSFLDRIWNVHIVPVRDDDGDVFAGMLVAVDITKRNEYKRKLEESNERLEQFAYAASHDLQEPLRMVSSYLQLIERRYGNRLDEDGEEFLEYAVDGADRMRSMIESLLQYSRVETKGEEFSPVDLEGVLEDVRTALHVRIDEHEATMTSSSLPTVEGDEHQLHQVFQNLVSNALEYSGDSSPRVHVSAERNGETWIVSVRDEGIGIEAEDQDRIFNIFERAGSANDVSGTGIGLALCERIVERHGGEIWVESEPGSGSTFSFTLPQAPDYV
- a CDS encoding ABC transporter permease; translation: MSSRQAHSRSKTSRWGTRLRASLVLTGTQLRHHRLRLGLAVVGVALAVLAVTLLAGTGLGVVETGTQQFDAADRDLWVTAGETRLTSGGGGGFENSLYDSRSVAAEMERHDGVKNAVPLAFETVYVAREDDEEFRTFVATGVPGGGPAITISEGEALTGDQYYANGTYDGERTNEVLIDAETARMLDIGIGDTLYVGGSLATARNTEVTVVGISPTFERMLGTPTVTMPLGELHAATGETTFEPATFITITLEDDADTGAVQRDLETAHPEVDIRTSQEQLEAVLQEQVLVLAAGGTLVVLAIGAGIALTLTLLSLVVYQQRHEFAALRAIGVSSSLLLVTIVAQGFTIGLLGGLLGVVLTPPAVALLNHGAGIVVGFDNLVQTAPWVSLAGLVIAVGIGTVAATIAGWRLGREPALEGL
- a CDS encoding RNA-guided endonuclease InsQ/TnpB family protein gives rise to the protein MDLTLRFRAYLDDDTASEVWRHINIHRQIRNHAVRDYYRASRNDRPSAYDQHRKLTEWKRRWSIFADVSAHAAQQTVSQIQKDLKVLEEHRKNGRKTGRLKWQGSGEVRSVAYQSEGFNVNHTAGHDFGTLTLSKIGEIPIRAHRDIPDTENVKRAILKKERTGDWFACLVVEVETPEKPNPDEIDSTDCIGVDLGIQSYIHTSDDLSVKCLDLAEEYDHYAKEQRSLDRKQRGSANWEEQRRKVAKAKRRIRWKILDFQHKLSTWLVREYDVVAVEDLEVKPMLETSQSAKNKQDAAWSRFLDLLEYKGDLHGTHVVRVDARGTTKKCNECGVETSKPLWVREHSCPSCGHTENRDLNAAKNILNRGLNSLHVGSGRSESTPVQTVLPAFTRHSGRVDAKHVVEAGSPAA
- a CDS encoding DUF7344 domain-containing protein, yielding MGAADEVSLGGHKPVGTTEHSGLSEDELFQLLANQRRRHILLALIREGKPLDIGILSQEIAAWEDGNELEEVSSKDRKRVYTALQQSHLPKMDKVGVLEYDRDRGMVEPTSTLEDVEHYLGSVRGRELPWSDYFLGVTVLVAIVLGGVALELAPFTLLPSFVWSVFVVVVLAVLAVTHRYYLRQSRPEIASEWSR